One Cynocephalus volans isolate mCynVol1 chromosome 7, mCynVol1.pri, whole genome shotgun sequence genomic region harbors:
- the CALHM2 gene encoding calcium homeostasis modulator protein 2 produces the protein MAALIAENFRFLSLFFKSKDVMIFNGLVALGTVGSQELFSVVAFHCPCSPARNYLYGLTAIGVPALALFLIGIILNNHTWNLVTECQYRRTKNCSAAPNFLLLSSILGRAAVAPVTWSVISLLRGEAYVCARSEFVDPSSLTAGEEGFPPAHATEILARFPCGEGPTNLSGFREEVSRRLKYESQLFGWLLIGVVAILVFLTKCLKHCCSPLSYRQEAYWGQYRANEDQLFQHTAEVHSRVLAANNVRRFFGFVALNKEDEELVAKFPLEGTQPRPQWNAITGVYLYRENQGLPLYSRLHKWAQGLTGNGRAPDVEMALLAS, from the exons ATGGCAGCCCTGATTGCAGAGAACTTCCGCTTCTTGTCGCTCTTCTTCAAGAGCAAGGATGTGATGATTTTCAATGGGCTGGTGGCACTGGGCACAGTGGGCAGCCAGGAGTTGTTCTCTGTGGTGGCCTTCCACTGCCCCTGCTCGCCAGCCCGGAACTACCTGTACGGGCTGACAGCCATCGGCGTGCCTGCCCTGGCGCTCTTCCTCATCGGCATCATTCTCAACAACCACACCTGGAACCTAGTCACCGAGTGCCAGTACCGGAGAACCAAGAACTGCTCAGCTGCCCCCAACTTCCTCCTTCTGAGCTCCATCCTGGGCCGCGCGGCTGTGGCCCCTGTTACCTGGTCCGTCATCTCCCTGCTGCGTGGTGAGGCTTATGTCTGCGCTCGCAGCGAGTTCGTGGACCCCTCCTCGCTCACAGCCGGGGAGGAGGGCTTCCCACCAGCCCATGCCACTGAAATCCTGGCCAGGTTCCCTTGCGGGGAGGGCCCCACCAACCTGTCAGGATTCCGGGAAGAGGTCAGCCGCAGGCTCAAGTATGAGTCCCAG CTCTTCGGATGGCTACTCATCGGCGTGGTGGCCATCCTGGTGTTCCTGACCAAGTGCCTCAAGCACTGCTGCTCACCACTCAGCTATCGCCAGGAGGCCTACTGGGGGCAATACCGCGCCAACGAGGACCAGCTGTTCCAGCACACAGCTGAGGTGCACTCGCGTGTGCTCGCTGCCAACAACGTGCGCCGCTTCTTTGGCTTTGTAGCACTCAACAAGGAGGACGAGGAGCTGGTTGCCAAGTTCCCATTGGAAGGCACACAGCCACGGCCACAGTGGAATGCCATCACTGGTGTCTATTTGTACCGTGAGAACCAGGGCCTCCCACTCTACAGCCGCCTGCACAAGTGGGCCCAGGGCCTGACAGGTAATGGCAGGGCCCCTGACGTGGAGATGGCCTTGCTTGCCTCCTAA